GTTGGTGTGGTCACGCCAcatcccatctctctctctctctctctctctctctctctctctcctctctctctctctctctctcttacaacCCTCCAGGTCCCTACTGAGGCAGCTGTCTGGATTGCCATAAAATGACCTCCTTGTTGTCACTGTCATTGTTAATGTTCTGTGTGCAGGCCTCAGTCTGGTGGTGGGCTTGGTGCTCTACATCTCCAGTATTAATGATGAGGTGATGAATCGGCCCAGGGAGCCCGAGCAGTTCTTCAACTACCACTATGGCTGGTCCTTCGCCTTcgctgcctcttccttcttacTCAAAGAGGTAAATCGGagctctatgtgtgtgtgtgtgtgtgtgtgggtgtgcgtgcatgcttgcgtgtgtgtatgttcatGTCATGCGTGATGAGGTTTCATGTGAATCTTCTGCTCATCTTCCCACCTCCCCCCCTGCTCTTTCTTCCCATCCTGTCTCTTTCCCATCATCAGCAGTACTGCTCTTAATGTGATGCAGTGGACACTCatctcctccctcctttcctttttACCCTGTTTTCCACATTCTTGCCTCCTTCTTTTGTTTCGTTTGCTTGAAAGAACTTGAAGCATACCCTCATCTCTCTGAATCAAAAGCTCATAAATTCACCTCTCTACTTTGTACATTCCATTTAACACTTCTTGCCAGTTAGTCCCTTTTAATCTAATTCCCCCAGCCATCCCTTGTTACTATTTCTTTTAACTGTTTTGTGTCTATCCCTGTTTCATCTTATCAACACCTCATCATttcctgcttcttcttctcacCCACTGTCTCAGGGGGCCGGGGTGATGTCAGTCTATCTCTTTATGAAGCGCTACGCAGAGGAAGAGATGTTCCGACCCCACCCTGCACTCTACCGCCCCCGCCTGTCCGAGGGCAGCGACTACAGCGGCCAGTTCCTCCACCCAGAATCTTCCTGGCCTCCACCAAAGCGAGGCCGCAGCACCTCCAATGCCTCCAGCGACATCTCCATTCAGCTCAACCAGGCACCCCCAGGGCCGCCCAAAAGCAGTCTCCACGGTCAGGGTGGCCCACCTTCTGGGTCTTCTTCCGCAGGAAGCTACCAAATGCCTCCACAGTCTGCTGGCtacccctccacacacaccctcaccaGGTCGCACTCCTCACATCCCCAAGGCCAGGGTCTTCCCATGACCATGCCTCCATCGCCTGTACCTCCCCCtcactatcacacacacatgcacatgagTGCCTCCCCCTGTTAGGAAGAGGGAACATTGGGGAGAGTGGGAGAGACAGACTCCTCATAATCACATATAATGTACTATTAGATGTGGATAAGAGTAAATGCTGAGCTTGGAGCACAGATCATGTGAGATGAAGTGGAAGGAGAGGTGATCAAACATAAGGAAATGTAACTTTGCAAAAATATGAACCAAGGACAAAGAAGTGTTGGAGATTGAAAGGAAGGATTGGACAGGATTGTGGAGATTTGACAGAAACTGTGATGGTCAGACAAAAATTAAGACAGGAGATGAGTGGTAAAGAAAAAGAtgaattttgtaattttgtcaTGATGGAAAGAGGCAACAAAAGGGTTCCTATAAAGACTTTAGAGGTTAGGCTGAGTGACAGAGGAGATATAGGGGAGGGAACGTGAGGCAGGGAGAGCGAGGGTCTGCGGTAATATATGAAGATGCTgcagtgctgcaggaaatttGTATGCACTaggaaatgtaatgcaaaacACTGATC
The Etheostoma spectabile isolate EspeVRDwgs_2016 chromosome 6, UIUC_Espe_1.0, whole genome shotgun sequence genome window above contains:
- the cacng7b gene encoding voltage-dependent calcium channel gamma-7 subunit: MSSCSSRALTILSTVFGACGLLLVGVAVSTDYWLIMVEGIILQQNQSMEVKMALHSGLWRVCFVAGAENGRCVASEYFTEPDIEITTENTANILKMVRTATPFPMVSLLFVFTAFVISNIGHIRPQRTILAFVSGIFFILSGLSLVVGLVLYISSINDEVMNRPREPEQFFNYHYGWSFAFAASSFLLKEGAGVMSVYLFMKRYAEEEMFRPHPALYRPRLSEGSDYSGQFLHPESSWPPPKRGRSTSNASSDISIQLNQAPPGPPKSSLHGQGGPPSGSSSAGSYQMPPQSAGYPSTHTLTRSHSSHPQGQGLPMTMPPSPVPPPHYHTHMHMSASPC